In one window of Chryseobacterium viscerum DNA:
- a CDS encoding SusC/RagA family TonB-linked outer membrane protein — protein sequence MSLIVKHKNIKRIVFPAFMLSTSFVWGQKTVNDSVKNTKDIEEVVVIGYGKVKKSDLTGSVSSVSAKDLAATPAMNALQALQGRASGLNIVTAGGAPGANANVTIRGGSSITQSSDPLYIVDGFQLDNALNVINPNDIESIDVLKGASAIAIYGARGSNGIIVIKTKSGKKGKTTITYNTFMSFDMLSKKLDMLSNVEQYVKYQYELGVLQSKPSAWSNVFDNNLGTDAPGFYSGANQRIANRYGSASALDWQEKMLGGTGLTQNHNVNVSVGNNKTQAFISYNYNKQDGLLQNYSETRNSLRANINSELYKGVRVDFNTMFTNNSVNGGGAYSGMKKILLQPITGGTLFTQDHLFNTQTFPDFSALDSGFDTENPYIETQASTSNKRTRTFVANAGIEFDFLKNFTWRTAGQYSWINSKSTSFSDQNSRAFLTDPVNTGINGNIANAETFRYQITNTLNYNKRLGEKHKLNALIGNEIWYEESEGSSMKLTKFPYPNFGLDDIANATVADKNTDRSSNSLLSYFARVNYNYDNRYLITGTIRADGSSKFAEGSRWGYFPSVAGAWRVSQENFWQGHKIDKIVNDFKLRIEYGVTGNNGVSNNLWRTNVLLTDYPINNTQGYPAYVTSTNWGNRDLQWEELRTTNIGVDLAFFNSRIKLTSEWYHNNVSKMLFESVLPVSSGYSRQYQNIGSMRNRGMEFTLNTVNVKSGNFRWTTDLNISFNKSKVLSLENGQLNKTFSVGGSRTGMVTYYATVGEELGDMYGYIYQGVYTTDDFTQNSDGSLTLKPGVVKPATGTPKPGDMKFAADNESGDQFTRKMQKIGNGTPDFIGGISNNFSYKGFDLAVFMKFSVGNDIYNATKQSLSPYAMFQNVPSEFGNNYYHLIDPNTGLATTNLVRLKELNPNEDSSLWSLSNTNTSNIAYPSSYYVEDGSYLRIAQVTLGYSFPKEFLNKVMLSNARIYFTVNNLATITGYSGYDPEVSAASGVTVTPGYDSSTYPRSRSYVLGLNLTF from the coding sequence ATGTCTTTAATAGTTAAACATAAAAATATAAAGCGAATCGTCTTTCCGGCATTTATGCTTTCAACAAGTTTTGTCTGGGGGCAAAAGACGGTAAATGATTCTGTGAAAAACACAAAAGATATTGAGGAAGTGGTTGTTATCGGTTATGGTAAAGTTAAAAAGTCAGACTTAACAGGATCTGTTTCTTCAGTTTCTGCAAAAGATTTGGCAGCTACACCGGCAATGAATGCTTTACAGGCGCTGCAGGGAAGAGCATCAGGTCTGAATATCGTAACAGCAGGTGGTGCTCCGGGTGCCAATGCCAACGTTACGATCAGAGGTGGTTCCTCCATAACTCAAAGTTCCGATCCGCTGTATATTGTAGACGGGTTCCAATTGGATAACGCTTTGAATGTGATTAATCCCAATGATATTGAAAGTATCGATGTACTGAAAGGTGCTTCTGCCATTGCCATTTACGGAGCTCGTGGTTCCAACGGTATTATTGTTATTAAAACTAAAAGTGGGAAGAAAGGAAAAACGACTATCACCTACAATACTTTCATGTCATTTGATATGCTTTCAAAGAAACTGGATATGCTCTCCAATGTGGAACAATATGTAAAGTATCAGTACGAATTGGGAGTTCTTCAGTCTAAACCATCAGCGTGGAGTAATGTTTTTGATAATAATCTGGGAACCGATGCACCGGGATTCTATTCCGGAGCCAATCAGAGAATTGCCAATCGCTACGGATCTGCTTCTGCATTAGATTGGCAGGAAAAAATGCTGGGAGGAACGGGATTAACTCAGAACCACAACGTAAACGTTTCTGTAGGAAATAATAAGACACAGGCATTCATCAGTTATAATTACAATAAACAGGATGGTTTGCTTCAAAACTATAGTGAGACAAGGAATTCATTACGTGCCAATATCAATTCAGAATTGTATAAAGGGGTAAGAGTAGATTTCAATACCATGTTTACGAACAATTCTGTAAACGGTGGAGGAGCTTATTCAGGAATGAAAAAAATTCTTCTTCAGCCTATTACCGGTGGTACATTATTTACCCAGGATCATTTGTTCAACACTCAGACTTTCCCGGATTTTTCAGCGCTGGACTCTGGTTTCGATACAGAAAACCCATACATAGAAACCCAGGCTTCAACTTCAAACAAGCGTACCAGAACATTCGTAGCCAATGCAGGTATCGAATTTGACTTTCTGAAAAACTTCACATGGAGAACTGCCGGACAATATAGCTGGATAAACAGCAAATCAACATCATTTTCAGATCAAAACTCCCGTGCGTTCCTCACAGATCCTGTAAACACAGGGATCAATGGCAATATCGCCAATGCAGAAACATTCCGTTATCAGATCACGAATACTTTGAATTATAATAAAAGGTTGGGTGAAAAACATAAACTAAATGCTTTAATAGGGAACGAAATCTGGTATGAAGAATCCGAGGGAAGCAGCATGAAACTTACAAAATTCCCATATCCTAATTTCGGACTGGATGATATTGCCAACGCAACGGTTGCCGATAAAAATACAGATAGATCAAGCAACAGCTTACTTTCCTATTTTGCCCGGGTAAATTATAATTATGATAATCGCTATTTAATTACAGGAACAATACGTGCGGATGGTTCTTCAAAATTTGCAGAAGGATCCCGCTGGGGGTATTTTCCATCTGTAGCAGGTGCATGGCGTGTTTCTCAGGAAAATTTCTGGCAGGGTCATAAGATTGATAAAATCGTTAATGATTTTAAATTAAGAATTGAATATGGAGTAACAGGTAACAATGGTGTCTCCAATAACTTATGGAGAACCAATGTTTTGCTTACAGATTATCCAATAAACAATACTCAGGGATATCCGGCATACGTTACCAGTACAAACTGGGGAAATCGTGATCTTCAGTGGGAAGAGCTGAGAACTACCAATATTGGTGTAGATCTGGCGTTTTTCAATAGCAGAATTAAATTGACTTCCGAATGGTATCATAATAACGTAAGCAAAATGCTTTTCGAAAGTGTACTTCCCGTTTCTTCAGGATATTCGAGACAGTACCAGAATATCGGTTCTATGAGAAACAGAGGGATGGAATTCACATTAAATACGGTGAATGTAAAATCCGGAAACTTCAGATGGACGACAGATCTTAATATCTCTTTTAACAAATCTAAAGTTCTTTCTCTTGAGAACGGACAACTGAATAAAACATTCAGTGTAGGAGGCAGCAGAACGGGAATGGTGACCTACTATGCAACGGTAGGAGAAGAACTGGGAGATATGTACGGGTATATTTATCAGGGAGTTTACACTACGGATGACTTTACCCAAAATTCGGACGGATCTTTAACCTTAAAGCCGGGCGTTGTAAAACCTGCAACCGGAACTCCTAAACCGGGCGATATGAAATTTGCTGCTGATAATGAATCAGGAGATCAGTTTACAAGAAAAATGCAGAAGATCGGAAACGGTACTCCGGACTTTATCGGAGGAATCAGTAATAATTTCTCTTACAAAGGTTTTGACCTGGCTGTATTTATGAAATTTAGCGTTGGAAATGATATTTATAATGCCACTAAACAAAGCTTAAGCCCATATGCGATGTTCCAGAATGTTCCTTCAGAATTCGGGAATAATTATTATCATCTGATTGATCCTAATACGGGGCTGGCAACAACCAATTTAGTAAGATTAAAAGAACTGAATCCAAACGAAGACTCAAGCCTTTGGAGTTTAAGCAATACAAACACTTCAAATATTGCCTACCCATCATCATACTATGTAGAAGACGGTTCTTATCTGAGAATTGCCCAGGTGACATTAGGATATTCTTTTCCTAAAGAATTTTTGAATAAAGTAATGTTGTCCAATGCCCGCATCTATTTTACTGTTAACAATTTAGCAACAATTACAGGGTATTCAGGTTATGACCCTGAAGTTTCTGCAGCAAGCGGGGTGACTGTTACACCTGGGTACGACAGTTCTACGTATCCCCGTTCGAGAAGCTATGTTCTTGGCCTTAATTTAACTTTTTAA
- the rhaT gene encoding L-rhamnose/proton symporter RhaT, giving the protein MNALLGVFFHFLGGFSSGSFYLPYKKVKGWSWETYWLIGGVFSWIIVPPLAAFLTIPGFWEIIQNESSSILGLTFLFGALWGIGGFTYGLGVRYLGVALGSSIILGLCMVFGSLVPSIYYEFSPQTGKDNIGLLFSSQWGQFVLLGLLVCVIGIIISGKAGMMKEKELQTDSTDPHGLEVKTEYKFGLGLIVSIISGVLSACFNFGLEAGKPMAIAANEAWKIANPDQGEFLFQNNVTYIVVLWGGMAVNLIGCLYLAVKNKSYTDYTKRNVPVVRNLIFCALAGTMWFLQFFFYGMGESKMGNGASSWILHMAFIIFIANLWGIIINEWKGVSKKTIITISGGMIVMFVSILIVGYGNSLR; this is encoded by the coding sequence ATGAATGCATTATTAGGAGTTTTTTTTCACTTCTTAGGAGGTTTTTCTTCAGGCAGCTTTTATTTACCCTATAAAAAAGTAAAAGGCTGGTCCTGGGAAACCTATTGGTTAATTGGAGGCGTCTTTTCCTGGATCATTGTGCCGCCTCTTGCGGCATTTCTTACCATTCCCGGTTTTTGGGAAATCATTCAGAATGAAAGCTCTTCCATATTGGGGCTGACGTTTTTGTTTGGTGCTTTGTGGGGAATTGGCGGTTTTACTTATGGTTTGGGCGTTAGATATCTTGGAGTAGCACTTGGAAGCAGCATTATTTTGGGGCTTTGTATGGTGTTTGGATCACTCGTTCCTTCCATTTATTATGAATTTTCTCCACAAACAGGAAAAGACAATATCGGTTTGCTGTTTTCCAGCCAATGGGGACAGTTTGTTTTGCTGGGACTTCTGGTTTGTGTCATCGGAATCATCATTAGTGGAAAAGCAGGAATGATGAAAGAAAAAGAGTTACAAACCGATTCAACAGATCCTCATGGTCTAGAAGTAAAAACGGAATATAAATTCGGGTTGGGATTAATCGTTTCTATCATATCCGGTGTTTTAAGTGCATGTTTTAACTTCGGACTGGAAGCAGGAAAGCCAATGGCAATCGCAGCCAATGAAGCCTGGAAAATAGCTAACCCGGATCAGGGAGAATTCCTTTTTCAAAATAATGTAACCTACATTGTTGTGCTTTGGGGTGGTATGGCAGTCAATCTGATCGGGTGTTTGTACTTAGCTGTTAAAAATAAATCTTATACCGATTATACCAAAAGAAACGTACCGGTGGTGCGTAACTTGATTTTCTGTGCACTTGCCGGAACTATGTGGTTTTTACAGTTCTTCTTTTATGGTATGGGCGAAAGTAAAATGGGAAATGGCGCCAGCTCATGGATTTTACACATGGCCTTTATCATTTTTATTGCCAATTTATGGGGAATTATCATCAATGAATGGAAAGGAGTTTCCAAAAAAACAATTATAACCATTTCTGGCGGAATGATTGTAATGTTTGTTTCTATTTTGATTGTAGGATACGGAAATTCTTTACGATAA
- a CDS encoding glycoside hydrolase family 88 protein yields MKQVLMRGVFFASMFGVLYSCSVQKQTVAKNVNLPDKKEVLDVSRRANQYFMNKWPDAGKEVVGKKVWPSNLWTRAVYYEGLMALYKIDPKKEYYDYAIDWSQKHNWDMMRGTYTRNADNQACGQTYLDLYEIDGKKNPERIKFVKASMDSMIASKKSDDWWWIDALQMGMPIFTKLGRITGEQKYFDKNYEMYAFTKYKHGGNGLYNPKDKLWWRDKSFVPPYKEPNGEDCYWSRGNGWVVAALARTLEDTPESDPHYKEYLQDYKDLLSALLPIQREDGFWNVSLHDPGNFGGKEMTGTALFVYGMAYGLNKGLIDKKTYLPVLVKAWSAIVKDSVQPNGFLGWVQGTGKEPKDGQPLAIDKQPDFEDYGLGCLLLAASEVYQLK; encoded by the coding sequence ATGAAGCAAGTACTAATGAGAGGCGTTTTTTTTGCGTCGATGTTTGGAGTTTTATATTCCTGCTCAGTTCAGAAACAAACGGTGGCAAAAAACGTTAATCTTCCGGATAAAAAAGAAGTTTTGGACGTTTCACGCAGGGCAAATCAATATTTCATGAACAAATGGCCGGACGCGGGAAAGGAAGTTGTCGGAAAAAAAGTATGGCCAAGTAATTTGTGGACACGGGCTGTTTACTATGAAGGACTGATGGCTCTGTATAAAATAGATCCTAAAAAAGAGTATTACGATTACGCCATCGACTGGTCTCAAAAACACAATTGGGACATGATGCGCGGTACCTATACCCGTAATGCAGACAACCAGGCTTGCGGACAAACGTATCTGGATCTTTATGAAATTGACGGCAAAAAAAATCCGGAAAGAATAAAATTTGTCAAAGCTTCTATGGACAGTATGATTGCCTCTAAAAAATCAGATGACTGGTGGTGGATTGATGCGCTCCAAATGGGAATGCCGATTTTTACAAAGCTGGGCAGAATTACAGGTGAACAAAAATATTTCGATAAAAATTATGAGATGTATGCCTTTACGAAATATAAGCATGGAGGAAATGGTTTATATAACCCAAAAGACAAACTTTGGTGGCGGGATAAAAGCTTCGTTCCCCCTTATAAAGAACCCAATGGCGAAGATTGCTACTGGAGCCGCGGAAACGGTTGGGTAGTTGCAGCTTTAGCGCGTACACTGGAAGATACCCCGGAATCTGATCCGCATTATAAGGAATATTTACAGGATTATAAAGATCTGTTATCAGCTTTGCTACCCATTCAGAGGGAAGATGGCTTTTGGAATGTAAGTCTGCATGATCCTGGCAATTTCGGAGGTAAAGAAATGACGGGAACCGCTCTCTTTGTGTATGGAATGGCCTATGGGCTTAATAAAGGATTGATTGATAAAAAGACATATTTACCCGTTCTCGTAAAAGCCTGGAGCGCAATTGTAAAAGATTCTGTTCAGCCGAACGGATTTTTAGGCTGGGTTCAGGGAACAGGAAAAGAACCTAAAGACGGTCAGCCGCTTGCCATTGATAAGCAGCCTGATTTTGAAGATTATGGTTTAGGTTGTCTGTTGCTTGCTGCAAGTGAAGTGTATCAATTAAAATAA
- a CDS encoding rhamnogalacturonan lyase yields the protein MEYLKRGIVAVPSETGIFVSWRLLGTEPQNIQFDLYRIENNKSKKLNEKPLLNETSFLDTTADKTKNYTYFVRSNTQEREIDQDSAKYAANQKPYFSIPLRTPVGYTPNDASVADLDGDGEYEIILHQTGQSKDNSQKGFTDEPIIQAYKLNGKFLWEINLGKNIREGAHYTQFLVYDLDQDGKAEVVMKTADGSRDGKGKFIGDPSKDYRNENGFILSGPEYLTVFNGETGEEINTVHYIVPRFQGSLNPTPEQLTETWGDAKGNRVDRFLGAVAYLDGKTPSIIMSRGYYTRTAIAAWDYKDKKLSLRWLFDTESSKENKKYRGQGNHNLSIADVDNDGKDEIIFGAMTVDNNGKVLNSTGFGHGDALHVGDLDPSSPGLEIFDIQERFDDAGAHFRAGATGKVLWKLPSLIYSKQGKFQGPGRGLSLNIDPRYQGSESWASGAGVKGIYDTKGRKISDKNPACNMGIYWDGDFLSEILDGTSVSKWDWNKEKSNLIFDAKDFQCESNNGTKKNPSLVADLFGDWREELIYRTSDNQELRVFSSTIPTKHRLYTMMHNPQYRLSIVWQNVGYNQPPHTDYYLDESVSKAPLPNIYTVKP from the coding sequence ATGGAGTATTTAAAAAGAGGAATTGTTGCAGTACCTTCAGAAACAGGAATTTTTGTGAGCTGGCGTTTACTGGGTACAGAACCTCAGAATATTCAGTTTGATCTATATCGTATTGAAAATAATAAAAGCAAAAAGCTGAACGAAAAACCATTGCTTAACGAAACCAGTTTTTTAGATACAACGGCAGACAAAACAAAGAATTACACTTATTTCGTAAGATCCAATACCCAGGAACGGGAGATTGATCAGGATTCTGCGAAGTATGCTGCTAATCAAAAACCTTATTTTTCAATTCCTTTAAGAACTCCGGTGGGATATACGCCCAACGATGCTTCTGTTGCCGATCTTGACGGAGATGGTGAATATGAAATTATCCTTCATCAGACGGGGCAATCCAAAGACAACAGTCAGAAAGGCTTTACAGATGAACCCATTATTCAGGCTTATAAACTGAACGGAAAATTCTTGTGGGAAATTAACTTAGGAAAAAATATCAGGGAAGGGGCGCATTACACACAATTTTTAGTGTATGATTTAGACCAGGACGGCAAAGCAGAAGTCGTTATGAAGACGGCAGATGGAAGCAGAGATGGTAAAGGAAAATTCATCGGGGATCCTTCCAAAGATTACCGGAATGAAAACGGGTTTATCCTTTCCGGTCCTGAATATTTGACTGTTTTTAATGGTGAAACAGGCGAAGAAATTAATACCGTTCATTATATTGTTCCGAGATTTCAGGGCAGCTTGAATCCGACTCCGGAACAGCTTACCGAAACCTGGGGCGATGCGAAAGGAAATAGGGTAGACCGGTTTTTGGGTGCAGTTGCTTATCTGGATGGCAAAACACCCAGCATTATTATGTCGAGAGGTTATTATACCCGAACGGCAATCGCTGCCTGGGATTATAAGGATAAAAAACTCAGTTTACGATGGCTTTTTGATACGGAAAGTTCAAAAGAAAATAAAAAATACCGTGGTCAGGGAAATCATAACCTGAGCATTGCCGATGTAGATAATGATGGAAAAGATGAAATTATTTTTGGTGCAATGACGGTTGATAATAACGGAAAAGTCTTGAACAGCACGGGCTTTGGTCACGGTGATGCACTGCACGTTGGTGATCTGGATCCTTCCTCTCCGGGATTGGAAATTTTTGATATTCAGGAAAGATTTGATGATGCGGGTGCCCATTTCAGAGCAGGTGCAACGGGTAAGGTTTTATGGAAACTACCTTCTTTGATTTATAGTAAACAGGGCAAATTTCAAGGACCGGGAAGAGGACTGTCCTTAAATATTGATCCCCGCTATCAAGGTTCAGAATCGTGGGCTTCAGGAGCTGGTGTGAAAGGTATTTACGATACTAAAGGAAGAAAAATAAGTGATAAAAATCCTGCCTGTAATATGGGAATTTATTGGGATGGGGATTTTTTAAGCGAAATTTTAGACGGAACTTCTGTGTCAAAATGGGATTGGAATAAAGAAAAGTCCAATCTCATTTTTGATGCTAAGGATTTTCAGTGCGAATCTAACAATGGCACTAAGAAAAATCCTTCTCTGGTTGCCGATTTATTTGGAGACTGGCGGGAAGAGCTGATTTACAGAACATCAGATAATCAGGAGCTTCGGGTTTTCAGTTCTACCATTCCTACGAAGCACCGTTTGTATACGATGATGCATAATCCGCAATACCGATTGAGTATTGTTTGGCAAAATGTAGGCTACAACCAGCCTCCTCATACTGATTATTATTTGGATGAATCTGTTTCAAAAGCTCCATTGCCAAATATTTATACAGTTAAACCTTAA
- a CDS encoding glycosyl hydrolase, with protein sequence MNIQSIVKAGIFCFAFGNLPAQNPWPKTTETAKPWTRWWWMGNAVSEKGLDKELTTLNKAGFGGIEIVPIYGAKGFENQYINYLSPEWMKMLQFTTCKAKSLNMGVDMAVGTGWPIGGSQVDKEDAATKMIVQTYTISSGEKFSEQIILNDEKQKNLETIKLDIVTAYNEKNEAVVLTDKIANDGSLNWKPDSGKWTIYAVFTGKTLQKVKRAAPGGEGYTLDHFSPDATKDYLKTFDKAFGNSNYGIRSFFNDSYEVYNADWTPDFKSEFKKRRGYDLSPYIKYLVSNEENEMTGRIKSDYRETLSELILSNFTKDFTNWAHSKNSKNTNQAHGSPGNLLDLYAAVDIPESETFGSTVFDIPGLRRERTDVQKSDQPDINMLKFASSAANVRGKQLISNETFTWLTEHFKTSWSQAKPEVEQVFLSGINHVFYHGTTYTPADVPFPGWLFYASVNFVPENSLWPHLMGLNSYVARTQSVLQSGKSDNELLIYWPIYDQWANPNGKDIAFKVHNVEKWLQPTPMYKNLTKLSKMGYALDMISDKMIGESKSENQKIQTAKEGSSYRVLIIPELTYLPETTIHYILKLAQNGASVIFQNEPKDIPGNFEVEKRRAELKSLWAQIEFQDHGENIKTASFGKGKIVLSADIEKGLEYLKIQKEQLTETGLRFVRRQFDGGKYYFIVNHTAKDINQFIPLNYTGKQAVIMNPENGDFGVAEIQNNSVRIQLKSGQSLFFKNSESVDHSIAKWNYIEKIDSPISLNQAWQLTFKEGGPERPKSRILKNPEPWTNFSEDSATQSFSGTGVYTTTLVLKNKKADDYLLKFDKLYESAKVIVNGQEAGIVWSIPFEINIGKYLKKGKNTIQIEVCNLMANRIRYMDQNKIQWRNYHEINFVNIDYKAFDASGWKIQPSGLDGQIQLFPLYFSK encoded by the coding sequence ATGAATATTCAATCTATAGTAAAGGCAGGCATATTTTGTTTTGCGTTTGGGAATCTTCCTGCACAAAATCCGTGGCCAAAAACCACTGAAACGGCAAAGCCGTGGACACGATGGTGGTGGATGGGAAATGCTGTCAGCGAAAAAGGATTGGATAAAGAATTGACAACACTTAATAAAGCAGGTTTCGGTGGCATAGAAATCGTTCCCATTTATGGAGCAAAAGGTTTTGAAAATCAGTACATCAATTATCTTTCTCCGGAGTGGATGAAAATGCTTCAATTCACTACATGCAAAGCAAAAAGTTTGAACATGGGAGTTGATATGGCTGTAGGAACAGGCTGGCCAATCGGTGGTTCGCAGGTTGACAAAGAAGATGCCGCTACAAAAATGATTGTTCAGACATACACAATTTCATCAGGCGAAAAATTTTCAGAGCAAATCATTCTGAATGATGAAAAACAGAAGAATTTAGAAACAATAAAATTAGATATTGTAACGGCTTACAATGAGAAAAATGAAGCAGTTGTTTTAACTGATAAAATAGCAAATGACGGCTCTCTCAACTGGAAGCCGGATTCCGGGAAATGGACGATTTATGCTGTTTTTACAGGCAAAACTTTACAAAAAGTAAAACGTGCAGCTCCAGGTGGTGAAGGGTATACACTAGATCATTTTTCACCTGATGCAACGAAAGATTATCTTAAAACTTTCGATAAAGCTTTTGGAAACTCAAACTATGGAATCCGTTCTTTTTTCAATGACAGTTATGAGGTTTATAATGCTGACTGGACCCCTGATTTTAAAAGTGAATTTAAAAAAAGGAGAGGATATGATTTGAGTCCATACATTAAATATCTTGTCAGTAACGAAGAAAACGAGATGACGGGTAGAATTAAGTCAGATTACAGGGAAACCCTGAGCGAATTGATTTTGAGCAATTTTACTAAGGATTTTACAAACTGGGCTCATTCCAAAAATTCCAAAAATACCAACCAGGCCCACGGATCGCCAGGAAATTTACTGGACTTGTATGCTGCAGTCGATATTCCGGAGTCTGAGACTTTTGGAAGTACGGTTTTTGATATTCCGGGGCTGAGAAGAGAGCGTACAGATGTGCAAAAATCTGATCAACCGGATATTAATATGCTGAAATTTGCTTCATCGGCTGCCAATGTTAGAGGTAAACAATTAATTTCAAATGAAACTTTTACATGGCTTACAGAGCATTTTAAAACCTCCTGGTCGCAAGCAAAACCCGAAGTGGAGCAGGTTTTTCTATCTGGAATCAATCACGTTTTTTATCATGGTACAACATATACACCGGCCGATGTTCCTTTTCCGGGATGGCTTTTTTACGCTTCGGTTAATTTTGTTCCGGAAAACAGTTTGTGGCCACATTTAATGGGATTAAATTCTTATGTTGCCCGTACTCAAAGTGTTTTGCAGAGCGGGAAATCTGATAATGAACTGTTGATATACTGGCCAATTTATGACCAATGGGCTAATCCGAATGGAAAAGATATCGCGTTTAAAGTTCATAACGTGGAAAAATGGCTGCAGCCAACTCCAATGTATAAGAATTTAACGAAGCTAAGCAAAATGGGCTATGCTCTTGATATGATTTCTGACAAGATGATTGGCGAATCCAAATCGGAAAACCAGAAAATTCAGACTGCAAAAGAAGGATCTTCTTACCGGGTTTTAATTATTCCTGAATTAACTTATTTGCCGGAAACTACGATACATTATATTCTCAAATTAGCTCAAAATGGCGCTTCGGTTATTTTTCAAAATGAGCCAAAAGATATTCCCGGAAATTTTGAAGTTGAAAAAAGAAGAGCAGAACTGAAATCATTGTGGGCTCAGATCGAGTTTCAGGATCACGGAGAAAATATAAAAACTGCGAGTTTCGGAAAAGGAAAAATTGTGTTAAGTGCTGATATTGAAAAAGGCTTGGAATATTTAAAAATACAAAAAGAACAATTAACGGAAACCGGATTGAGGTTTGTGAGGAGACAGTTTGACGGTGGAAAATACTATTTCATTGTTAATCATACTGCAAAGGACATTAATCAGTTTATTCCTTTAAACTATACAGGAAAGCAAGCCGTGATCATGAATCCGGAAAACGGAGATTTCGGAGTTGCGGAAATACAAAACAATTCTGTAAGAATTCAACTGAAATCCGGACAATCTTTATTTTTTAAAAATAGTGAATCTGTTGATCATTCCATTGCAAAATGGAATTATATTGAAAAAATAGATTCCCCTATCAGTTTAAATCAAGCATGGCAGCTGACTTTCAAAGAAGGCGGTCCCGAACGTCCAAAATCAAGGATTCTAAAAAATCCGGAACCCTGGACGAACTTTTCAGAAGATTCTGCAACACAGAGCTTTTCAGGAACCGGTGTTTATACAACAACATTAGTTTTGAAGAATAAAAAAGCAGACGATTATCTTTTAAAATTCGATAAACTATATGAAAGTGCAAAAGTAATTGTTAACGGTCAGGAAGCTGGGATTGTCTGGAGTATTCCTTTTGAAATCAACATTGGGAAATATCTGAAAAAAGGGAAAAATACCATTCAGATTGAAGTCTGCAATTTGATGGCAAATAGAATCCGTTACATGGATCAGAATAAAATTCAATGGCGTAATTATCATGAAATTAATTTTGTAAATATTGATTATAAAGCTTTTGATGCCTCTGGATGGAAAATTCAGCCTTCCGGATTGGATGGACAAATTCAGTTATTTCCATTATATTTTTCAAAATAG